In Halomonas alkalicola, the following proteins share a genomic window:
- the istA gene encoding IS21 family transposase, with product MGGRDEQSPGLPDHDDGQGLSIRAIGQELGISRNTVRKYLRQDEATIEAAQSNREREKKLDAHRDYIVYLLRTFPRLSSVKVARKLREKVGELAVSERTLRRYVQQVKSTVASRQRRYYEPVLDMVPGVQCQVDPGELREVMIGGESRPLYFVVFVLSYSRLTYVGVSLSPLDTATFIRLHDEAFRYFGGLPEECVYDQTKMVVISEQFRELEVNQRFHEYATTAGFRIRACCGYDPESKGKVEAGVKYAKQDAFYGEVFRDEADLRAYVRQWLDEVANVRTHGTTGQQPRAHFDAEERGHLRPYLTPACVGREADGLAPRRVDKTGLIAWKANKYSVPMAYQQGRVGVREVDDRLAIHDLESGDEIATHALHLGKGRTLRNESHYRDHRQQEAELEGAIARCLGTSLGEQLCARLRASMPRHYKEQLRAAKQLLEGEDTLDLALIGDWVTRERLTAGGLKERLAAARLAKARGRDHEGDAPIGPSTTPVELAQYGRLGRSSGQQEVTHGAA from the coding sequence GTGGGGGGCCGGGACGAGCAATCGCCCGGTCTACCCGACCACGACGACGGACAGGGCCTGTCGATCCGTGCCATCGGACAGGAGCTGGGCATCTCCCGCAACACCGTCCGCAAGTACCTGCGTCAGGACGAGGCGACCATCGAGGCGGCGCAGTCGAACCGCGAGCGCGAGAAGAAGCTCGACGCCCACCGCGACTACATCGTCTACCTGCTGCGCACCTTTCCCCGGCTGAGCAGCGTCAAGGTGGCCCGCAAGCTGCGCGAGAAGGTCGGCGAGCTGGCGGTCTCGGAGCGGACCCTGCGTCGCTACGTGCAGCAGGTGAAGAGCACGGTGGCCAGCCGGCAGCGGCGCTACTACGAGCCGGTGCTCGACATGGTGCCAGGGGTGCAGTGCCAGGTGGATCCAGGCGAGCTGCGCGAGGTGATGATTGGTGGCGAGTCGCGCCCCCTGTACTTCGTGGTGTTCGTGCTCTCTTACTCGCGCCTGACCTATGTCGGCGTCAGCCTGTCGCCGCTCGATACCGCCACCTTCATCCGCCTGCACGATGAGGCCTTCCGCTACTTCGGTGGCCTGCCCGAGGAGTGCGTCTACGACCAGACCAAGATGGTGGTGATCAGCGAGCAGTTCCGCGAGCTGGAGGTGAACCAGCGCTTCCACGAGTACGCCACCACCGCCGGTTTCCGAATCCGCGCCTGCTGCGGCTACGACCCGGAGAGCAAGGGCAAGGTCGAGGCTGGGGTGAAGTATGCCAAGCAGGATGCCTTCTATGGCGAGGTGTTCCGCGACGAGGCCGACCTGCGCGCTTACGTGCGGCAGTGGCTCGACGAGGTCGCCAACGTGCGCACTCATGGCACCACCGGCCAGCAGCCGAGGGCCCACTTCGACGCTGAGGAGCGGGGCCACCTGCGCCCCTACCTGACCCCGGCCTGCGTGGGCCGCGAGGCCGACGGCCTGGCCCCGCGCCGGGTCGACAAGACCGGGCTGATCGCCTGGAAGGCCAACAAGTACTCGGTGCCGATGGCCTACCAGCAGGGTCGCGTCGGGGTCCGGGAAGTGGACGACCGCCTGGCGATCCACGATCTGGAGAGCGGCGACGAGATCGCCACCCATGCCCTGCACCTGGGCAAGGGCCGCACGCTGCGCAACGAGAGCCACTACCGTGACCACCGTCAGCAGGAGGCGGAGCTTGAGGGAGCCATCGCCCGCTGCCTTGGCACGTCGCTGGGGGAACAGCTCTGTGCGCGCCTGCGTGCCTCCATGCCGCGCCACTACAAGGAGCAGCTGCGCGCCGCCAAGCAGCTGCTGGAGGGCGAGGACACCCTCGATCTGGCGCTGATCGGCGACTGGGTCACCCGGGAGCGCCTCACCGCCGGTGGCCTCAAGGAGCGGCTGGCAGCGGCGCGGCTCGCCAAGGCGCGGGGCCGGGATCATGAGGGCGACGCTCCCATCGGCCCGAGCACGACACCGGTGGAGCTGGCTCAGTACGGGCGACTTGGCCGCTCCAGCGGCCAGCAGGAGGTGACCCATGGGGCAGCTTGA
- a CDS encoding IS256 family transposase, with translation MTNKSMALTELLEKRAVAPDFLRETLAFMLQELMEHEVAELCGADRHERSEERVNRRNGYRERPLETRMGRVDLKVPKLRQGSYFPGFLEPRRMSEQALTAVVQEAYVQGISTRKVDELVQAMGMTGISKSQVSRLCASIDERVQSFLERPLEGHWPYVWLDATYIKSREHGPVASQAVVVATAVNQDGYREVLGLSAGPAETEGFWTAFLRSLVARGLKGTRLVISDAHEGLKKAIATVLTGAGWQRCRVHFMRNVLSQVPKAHQPAISAAVRTAFAQPDQAAATRQWRQVADSLRERFAKAADCMDSAEEDVLAFMAFPKDHWPKLASTNCLERLNKEIKRRSNVVGIFPNNASVTRLVGAVLLEQNDEWQVSRRYLSLESLAPVLKEATEAGTEQLIHEEAA, from the coding sequence ATGACCAACAAGAGCATGGCACTGACGGAGCTGCTTGAAAAGCGAGCGGTGGCACCGGACTTCCTGCGTGAGACGCTGGCCTTCATGCTCCAGGAGCTGATGGAGCACGAGGTGGCCGAGCTGTGCGGGGCCGATCGCCACGAGCGCTCCGAGGAGCGGGTCAACCGGCGCAATGGCTACCGGGAGCGGCCGTTGGAGACGCGTATGGGCCGAGTGGATCTCAAGGTCCCCAAGCTCCGCCAGGGCAGCTACTTCCCCGGCTTCCTCGAGCCGCGGCGGATGAGCGAGCAAGCGCTCACGGCGGTGGTGCAGGAGGCCTACGTGCAGGGCATCTCCACTCGTAAGGTCGACGAGCTGGTCCAGGCCATGGGGATGACCGGGATCTCCAAGTCGCAGGTCTCCCGACTGTGCGCCTCGATCGATGAGCGCGTCCAGAGCTTCCTGGAGCGGCCGCTGGAGGGGCACTGGCCCTACGTATGGCTCGACGCGACCTATATCAAGAGTCGAGAGCACGGCCCGGTAGCGAGCCAGGCGGTGGTGGTGGCCACGGCGGTGAATCAGGACGGTTACCGTGAGGTGCTGGGCCTCTCCGCAGGTCCGGCTGAGACGGAGGGCTTCTGGACGGCGTTCCTACGCTCGCTGGTGGCCCGGGGGCTGAAGGGCACTCGCCTGGTCATCTCCGACGCTCACGAGGGGCTGAAAAAGGCGATCGCGACGGTACTGACTGGGGCGGGCTGGCAACGCTGTCGAGTGCACTTCATGCGCAACGTGCTCTCGCAGGTCCCTAAGGCCCACCAGCCAGCGATCTCGGCGGCGGTGCGCACGGCCTTTGCCCAGCCGGATCAAGCCGCAGCGACGCGCCAGTGGCGGCAGGTGGCCGACAGCCTGCGTGAGCGCTTCGCCAAGGCGGCGGACTGCATGGATAGCGCCGAGGAGGACGTGCTGGCGTTCATGGCCTTCCCGAAAGATCACTGGCCGAAGTTGGCGTCCACGAACTGCTTGGAGCGGCTGAACAAGGAGATCAAACGGCGCAGCAACGTCGTCGGGATCTTCCCCAACAACGCGTCGGTGACGCGCCTGGTCGGAGCGGTACTGCTGGAGCAGAACGATGAATGGCAAGTCAGCCGCCGGTACCTGAGCCTGGAGAGCCTGGCCCCGGTGCTCAAGGAGGCGACTGAGGCAGGCACCGAACAATTGATTCACGAGGAGGCGGCGTAA
- a CDS encoding McrB family protein: MSRYSHQHETKYLLAAAQRWKETCLLQDGSLFSDKQLWTLDNLEELDRRFTQNPIEGGDSYVHKLSLQLADSSPAAIQLMAELNWLLLLFSSNIKPDTKRRMVMEIWELSGEALPESAPCLDDPSLAGVGSTGTGFNTHRWRELVFLIDLLRAFKSMPADQQQRQAQDPWAFADWMATVRRDGIRQLPHILNYLLFPDSFEYISVSLDKEKILESFEGLSKHRLRQLSEPEVDQALLALRQRLEQEHGTEVDFYDTPWLEQWRPSPGTWLMAWNPKHWPWKSYQDDRMKIAGGENVTLPWRTASTQPREGDTFYLVRVGQEPRGLIARGNIASAPYDDDHYDTERAANGETARLVDITLTDLRDPDVDAYISMADLLAGTTDGQNWSPQGSGIEIKSLSAKLIGKLWEKLPPVKVSTDRAESPKQQAIQIARPVNTIFYGPPGTGKTYHLQKHLMPRYESEAKKAPTGEWLEEQLANTAWWEAIALALADLGGNATVNDLLIHPYFKAKARVQGRPNSPNLRATCWGALQIHTVLESTTVNYAQEKRQPPLIFDKQPGGHWVLTGDWEETGEGLRARLAQLRQGPASDDARIRRHLTVTFHQSYSYEDFVEGIRPQTTEDGGISYEVRDGLFKAFCQRASQDPHQRYALFIDEINRGNISRIFGELITLIETDKRAWWDEDGQLVGGFELVLPYSGERFGVPKNLDIYATMNTADRSIALMDAALRRRFHFQELMPEPKLIPGSQGDGYIPDGEGGLLNLRALLEAINLRLRYLLHRDQTFGHAYFTEVKDLEALRRVMVYDIIPMLAEYFYDDWRQIRRVLADEGADGEQQLIIAEPLDPARLFPGSDDLLPERPDYRVKSPDEISADAIRKIYESLEGEA; the protein is encoded by the coding sequence GCACGAAACCAAGTACCTGCTCGCCGCTGCCCAGCGCTGGAAGGAGACCTGCCTGCTTCAGGACGGCAGCCTCTTCAGCGACAAGCAGCTCTGGACCCTCGACAACCTCGAGGAGCTGGACCGCCGTTTCACCCAGAACCCCATCGAGGGCGGCGACAGCTATGTTCACAAGCTCTCGCTGCAGCTGGCCGACAGCTCCCCCGCGGCCATCCAGCTGATGGCGGAGCTCAACTGGCTGCTGCTGCTCTTCTCGAGCAACATCAAGCCCGACACCAAACGGCGCATGGTGATGGAGATCTGGGAGCTGAGCGGGGAGGCCCTCCCCGAGTCAGCACCCTGTCTCGACGACCCAAGCCTTGCCGGTGTGGGCAGCACCGGCACCGGTTTCAACACCCACCGCTGGCGCGAGCTGGTCTTCCTGATCGACCTGCTGCGCGCCTTCAAGTCGATGCCTGCCGATCAACAGCAGCGCCAGGCACAGGATCCCTGGGCCTTTGCTGACTGGATGGCCACCGTGCGCCGCGATGGCATCCGCCAGCTGCCCCACATACTCAACTACCTGCTCTTCCCGGACAGCTTCGAGTACATCTCCGTCAGTCTCGACAAGGAAAAGATTCTGGAGTCCTTCGAGGGGCTCTCGAAGCACCGACTCCGCCAGCTTTCGGAGCCGGAGGTCGACCAGGCGTTGCTGGCCCTGCGTCAGCGCCTGGAGCAGGAACACGGCACCGAGGTGGACTTCTACGATACCCCCTGGCTCGAGCAGTGGCGCCCTTCCCCCGGCACCTGGCTGATGGCCTGGAATCCGAAGCATTGGCCCTGGAAGTCCTACCAGGACGACCGCATGAAGATCGCCGGCGGCGAGAACGTCACCCTCCCCTGGCGCACCGCCTCTACCCAACCCCGCGAGGGCGACACCTTCTATCTGGTGCGGGTGGGGCAGGAGCCTCGCGGGCTGATCGCGCGGGGCAATATCGCCTCGGCTCCCTACGACGATGATCACTACGACACCGAGCGTGCCGCCAACGGCGAGACGGCCCGCTTAGTCGATATCACGCTTACCGATCTGCGTGATCCCGACGTGGACGCCTACATCAGCATGGCCGACCTCCTGGCCGGCACCACCGATGGGCAGAACTGGTCACCCCAGGGTTCAGGCATCGAGATCAAGTCGCTCTCGGCCAAGCTGATCGGCAAGCTGTGGGAGAAGCTACCGCCGGTGAAGGTCTCCACCGACAGAGCCGAGTCTCCCAAGCAGCAGGCTATCCAGATTGCCCGCCCGGTCAACACGATCTTCTACGGCCCGCCCGGCACCGGCAAGACGTACCATCTGCAGAAGCACCTGATGCCTCGCTACGAGAGCGAGGCCAAGAAAGCGCCTACCGGCGAGTGGCTGGAGGAGCAGCTGGCCAACACCGCCTGGTGGGAGGCCATTGCGCTGGCGCTGGCAGACCTGGGCGGCAATGCCACCGTCAATGACCTTCTCATCCATCCCTACTTCAAGGCCAAGGCCCGGGTGCAGGGGCGGCCCAACAGCCCCAACCTACGGGCCACCTGCTGGGGAGCCCTCCAGATCCATACGGTGCTGGAGTCCACTACCGTTAACTATGCTCAGGAGAAGCGCCAGCCACCGCTGATCTTCGACAAGCAGCCCGGCGGCCACTGGGTGCTCACTGGTGACTGGGAAGAGACCGGCGAGGGACTGCGCGCGAGACTCGCTCAGCTCAGGCAGGGCCCTGCCAGCGACGACGCACGCATCAGGCGCCACCTGACGGTGACCTTCCACCAGTCATACAGCTACGAGGACTTCGTCGAGGGTATCCGACCACAGACCACCGAGGACGGCGGCATCAGCTATGAGGTGCGCGATGGCCTCTTCAAGGCATTCTGCCAACGGGCCAGCCAAGACCCGCACCAGCGCTATGCGCTATTCATTGACGAGATCAACCGCGGCAACATCTCACGGATCTTCGGCGAGCTGATTACCCTGATCGAGACCGACAAGCGCGCCTGGTGGGACGAGGACGGCCAACTGGTGGGAGGTTTCGAGCTGGTGCTGCCCTACTCCGGCGAGCGCTTCGGGGTGCCCAAGAACCTCGATATCTACGCCACCATGAACACCGCCGACCGCTCCATCGCCCTGATGGATGCCGCCCTGCGCCGGCGCTTCCACTTTCAGGAGCTCATGCCAGAGCCAAAGCTGATTCCCGGCAGCCAGGGGGACGGCTACATCCCCGACGGCGAAGGTGGGCTCCTCAACCTGCGTGCCCTGCTGGAGGCGATCAACCTACGCCTGCGCTACCTACTCCACCGCGACCAGACCTTCGGCCATGCCTATTTCACCGAGGTGAAGGACCTCGAGGCCCTTCGCCGGGTGATGGTCTACGACATCATCCCCATGCTCGCTGAGTACTTCTACGACGACTGGCGACAGATTCGCCGCGTGTTAGCCGACGAGGGCGCCGATGGGGAGCAGCAGCTGATCATCGCGGAGCCCCTTGACCCGGCCCGGCTCTTCCCCGGGAGTGACGACCTGCTGCCGGAGCGCCCCGACTACCGCGTCAAGTCGCCAGACGAGATCAGCGCCGACGCCATCAGGAAGATCTACGAGTCACTGGAAGGCGAGGCATGA
- a CDS encoding McrC family protein gives MRQLTAYEHGWLEVGEGRDLASHEAEALAAAEGILPPGCLQWGHRRVKFTQFCGVVQVDGLQVEVLPKLTPYQTEAQQRDTLLTMLACAGDLEGVERLGAGLATSRTNLLDLFIRHFAHLLERQLQQGLLRDYRDIDDTLDQVRGRIDLVRQQRENLFKPQRLACRYSELVADIPVNRLLHSALRLVISLATSPLLAQQLHALRMRFGEVGTLAPHERGPTAEQLNRMQSRYAPLVALAHLFLDGQFLDARSGRQQAFSLLFDMNRLFERYTASRLRPLARRQGLKLIEQGPRRHLGHEESGRGRLLMRPDISLLNESRRPVVILDTKWKRIEGPDPLAALSATDLYQLTAYATAYRCLSVVLLYPEQAHLRAGQRHAMTLAGSGARLALAAIPVDGTAPEIVFSESLVAAHV, from the coding sequence ATGAGGCAGCTCACCGCCTATGAGCATGGTTGGCTGGAGGTCGGAGAGGGTCGCGACCTGGCATCACACGAAGCGGAGGCCCTGGCTGCCGCCGAGGGCATCCTACCACCTGGCTGCCTTCAGTGGGGTCATCGACGGGTCAAGTTCACCCAGTTCTGCGGCGTGGTACAGGTGGATGGCCTGCAAGTGGAGGTGCTGCCCAAGCTCACGCCCTACCAGACCGAGGCCCAGCAGCGCGACACCCTGCTCACCATGCTGGCCTGCGCCGGGGACCTGGAGGGCGTCGAGAGGCTCGGCGCCGGGCTTGCCACCAGCCGCACCAACCTGCTGGATCTCTTCATCCGGCACTTCGCCCACCTCCTGGAGCGACAGCTGCAGCAGGGGCTGCTGCGCGACTACCGAGACATCGACGACACCCTGGACCAGGTGCGCGGCCGCATCGACCTGGTGCGCCAGCAGCGCGAAAACCTCTTCAAGCCCCAGCGCCTGGCCTGCCGCTACAGCGAGCTGGTCGCCGACATCCCGGTCAACCGGCTGCTGCACTCCGCACTGCGGCTGGTGATCTCGCTCGCCACCAGCCCCCTGCTCGCCCAGCAGCTCCACGCCCTGCGCATGCGCTTCGGCGAGGTCGGTACCCTGGCACCCCACGAGCGCGGTCCCACTGCCGAGCAGCTCAACCGGATGCAGAGCCGCTACGCCCCGCTGGTGGCGCTGGCCCACCTCTTCCTGGACGGCCAGTTCCTGGATGCCCGCTCCGGGCGCCAGCAAGCCTTCAGCCTGCTCTTCGACATGAACCGTCTCTTCGAACGCTACACCGCGAGCCGCCTGCGCCCGCTGGCGCGTCGTCAGGGGCTCAAACTGATCGAGCAGGGGCCGCGGCGACATCTAGGCCACGAGGAAAGCGGCCGCGGCCGACTCCTGATGAGGCCGGATATCAGCCTGCTGAACGAGTCCAGGCGGCCGGTGGTCATCCTGGACACCAAGTGGAAGCGCATCGAGGGGCCCGACCCACTGGCTGCGCTCTCCGCGACAGACCTCTACCAGCTAACCGCTTACGCCACGGCCTATAGGTGCCTGTCGGTGGTACTGCTCTACCCTGAGCAGGCTCACCTCCGGGCCGGTCAGCGTCATGCCATGACTCTCGCTGGCTCCGGTGCCCGGCTGGCCCTGGCCGCTATACCGGTTGATGGTACGGCGCCCGAAATCGTGTTCAGCGAATCTCTCGTTGCCGCTCATGTATGA
- a CDS encoding tyrosine-type recombinase/integrase has product MSQTAMQKPWASVRKLGGLPDDLLLYSLRHNFASQLVMAGADILTVSKLMAHSSIETTIKFYAHLAPDHKRDAVELFARKAAGQGAGTSDAAAEVGESLTLVR; this is encoded by the coding sequence ATGAGCCAGACGGCCATGCAGAAGCCATGGGCCTCTGTTCGCAAGCTGGGTGGATTGCCAGATGATCTGCTGCTCTACAGCCTGCGCCACAACTTCGCGAGCCAGCTCGTCATGGCCGGCGCCGACATTCTGACCGTCTCCAAGCTGATGGCACACAGCAGCATCGAGACAACGATCAAGTTCTATGCCCACCTGGCGCCAGATCACAAGCGCGATGCCGTAGAGCTGTTCGCTCGGAAGGCCGCAGGGCAGGGGGCCGGCACCAGTGACGCAGCAGCCGAGGTGGGCGAGTCGTTGACGCTTGTGCGATAG
- a CDS encoding KilA-N domain-containing protein: MTPLPGTLPGGKSPGTWLHPKLAVAFARWLSMDFAVWCDMQIDAVIHGPQDGWQHLRDAAAIGYQGMCDALSLTREAQGKQSSRHHFMNESRLINSILFGEPTERDRDTMTPSDLRLVAMTEQRNIFLLGQGMSFQERKQALAEYVEHHLRPRLSWRGEKCG; the protein is encoded by the coding sequence ATTACACCTCTTCCCGGGACGTTACCAGGTGGCAAGTCTCCTGGCACGTGGCTACACCCCAAGCTGGCCGTTGCTTTCGCCCGCTGGCTGTCCATGGACTTCGCTGTCTGGTGCGACATGCAGATCGATGCTGTGATCCACGGCCCTCAGGACGGCTGGCAGCATCTCCGAGACGCTGCGGCCATCGGCTATCAAGGAATGTGCGATGCCTTGAGTCTGACTCGGGAAGCCCAGGGAAAGCAGTCATCCCGCCATCACTTCATGAATGAGTCTCGCCTGATCAATAGCATTCTTTTCGGCGAGCCTACGGAACGCGACCGGGACACGATGACCCCTTCAGACCTCCGTTTGGTGGCCATGACCGAACAACGGAACATTTTTTTGTTGGGGCAAGGAATGAGCTTCCAAGAGCGTAAGCAGGCCTTGGCCGAGTACGTAGAGCATCACCTGAGGCCTCGGCTGTCATGGCGAGGTGAGAAATGCGGGTAA
- a CDS encoding helix-turn-helix transcriptional regulator — MNAPIDYRISEEAGRRYAVVPLEQFTELVEQAGEVEALTLPHEIVSRNLTDEVPLLRCWREYLGMTQADLAARIGVSQAQVAQWERPDAKPRHTTLKKLAAAMGIHVQQLTLDD; from the coding sequence ATGAACGCACCTATTGATTATCGCATCAGCGAGGAGGCGGGCCGTCGCTATGCCGTCGTGCCCCTGGAGCAGTTCACTGAACTGGTGGAGCAGGCCGGCGAGGTGGAGGCCCTGACCTTGCCGCATGAGATCGTCAGCCGGAACCTGACCGACGAGGTGCCGCTACTTCGCTGCTGGCGCGAGTATCTGGGCATGACTCAGGCTGACCTGGCCGCGCGCATAGGGGTGTCGCAAGCCCAGGTCGCGCAGTGGGAGCGCCCGGACGCCAAGCCGCGGCATACCACTCTGAAGAAGCTGGCGGCCGCCATGGGTATCCATGTGCAACAGCTTACTCTCGACGACTGA
- a CDS encoding type II toxin-antitoxin system RelE family toxin: MTYQVQWTLKATKQARKIPKPDQKRIVDSVGELSDWPGCMATKDIKLLKHHQHNYRLRVGRYRVLFDVETGLRVVSIEEVRKRDERTY; this comes from the coding sequence ATGACCTATCAAGTGCAGTGGACGCTGAAGGCCACAAAGCAGGCTAGGAAGATACCGAAGCCCGACCAGAAAAGAATCGTGGACAGTGTGGGCGAGCTAAGCGACTGGCCGGGCTGCATGGCTACCAAGGACATCAAGCTGTTGAAGCACCACCAGCACAACTACCGGCTCCGCGTTGGCCGATATCGCGTGCTGTTCGACGTAGAGACCGGGCTGCGCGTGGTGTCCATCGAGGAGGTGAGAAAGCGTGATGAACGCACCTATTGA
- the istB gene encoding IS21-like element helper ATPase IstB → MGQLELTAGRYRSLRLGAIAGDLTALLAQAEANEVSYLAFADMLVEHERQTREAKRIDLYRRQAGFPSDKRLEGFDYRHQTTITKRQINALLDFAFLDNRENLVFIGPPGVGKTHLAIGIGQKAIEAGYRVLFRNALDLVEELELAEMKGELKKTLHKLAKVDALVIDELGYLPMSRQARYALFQLINRFYEHRSLIITTNKDFTSWGEFFHDDNVAVPIVDRIIHHSHLYLLGGESYRLKQKTLS, encoded by the coding sequence ATGGGGCAGCTTGAGCTGACCGCCGGGCGCTACCGTAGCCTGCGCCTGGGCGCCATCGCCGGCGACCTCACCGCGCTGCTGGCCCAGGCCGAGGCCAACGAGGTTTCCTACCTGGCCTTCGCCGACATGCTCGTCGAGCACGAGCGCCAGACCCGCGAGGCCAAGCGCATCGACCTCTACCGGCGCCAGGCTGGGTTCCCCAGCGACAAGCGGCTGGAGGGGTTCGACTACCGGCACCAGACCACCATCACCAAGCGCCAGATCAACGCCCTGCTGGACTTCGCCTTCCTCGATAACCGCGAGAATCTGGTGTTCATCGGCCCACCGGGGGTGGGCAAGACCCACCTGGCGATCGGTATCGGGCAGAAGGCCATCGAGGCCGGCTACCGGGTGCTGTTCCGCAACGCCCTGGACCTGGTCGAGGAACTGGAGCTGGCGGAGATGAAGGGCGAGCTGAAGAAGACGCTGCACAAGCTCGCCAAGGTCGACGCCCTGGTGATCGATGAGCTGGGCTACCTGCCGATGAGCCGGCAGGCGCGCTACGCACTGTTCCAGCTGATCAACCGGTTCTATGAACACCGCTCGCTGATCATCACCACCAACAAGGACTTCACCAGCTGGGGGGAGTTCTTCCACGACGACAACGTGGCGGTGCCGATCGTCGACCGGATCATCCACCACTCGCACCTCTACCTGCTCGGCGGGGAGAGCTACCGGCTGAAGCAGAAGACGCTCAGCTGA
- the ltrA gene encoding group II intron reverse transcriptase/maturase, which yields MTGAQEPEVMSTKQVRIAALAERFPQRAFTSLAHHIDAQWLKTATLMTRHDGAVGIDGQTADDFVRDFEANIQRLLEDAKSGRYKAPPVRRVHIPKGDGRTTRPIGIPTFEDKVLQRAVVAVLEPLYEHDFLDCSYGFRPGRSAHQAIKTVWGGLSSMGGGWVIDLDIKAFFDTIDHQHLRAFLQQRVKDGVILRLIGKWLKAGVLDAGQWQKGEIGSPQGGVISPLLANVYLHYVLDEWFEQDVKPRLRGRAFSVRFADDAVLAFSNEADARKVLEVLAKRFARFGLTLHPTKTRLVRFRPHRELRAETFDFLGFTYYWGKSLRGRWIIKQKTAKDRFKRGLKRISLWCRANRHLPLRDQHRQLCRKVMGHYAYYGITHNIESLQRFQYRVQTTWIKWLRRRSQRGWFPWEKARQLLLTLPLPRARIVHRASFV from the coding sequence ATGACAGGTGCACAGGAACCTGAGGTCATGTCCACGAAACAAGTGCGGATAGCAGCGCTGGCAGAGCGCTTCCCGCAGCGTGCCTTCACGTCACTGGCGCATCATATCGACGCCCAGTGGCTGAAGACGGCCACCCTGATGACGCGCCATGACGGTGCGGTCGGGATTGATGGCCAGACGGCGGACGACTTCGTGCGCGACTTCGAGGCCAACATCCAGCGGCTGCTGGAGGACGCCAAGAGCGGTCGCTACAAGGCGCCGCCGGTGCGGCGTGTCCACATCCCCAAGGGAGATGGGCGCACCACACGGCCGATCGGTATTCCTACCTTCGAAGACAAGGTCCTGCAGCGTGCCGTGGTTGCCGTGCTGGAGCCGCTCTACGAGCACGACTTTCTGGACTGTTCGTACGGCTTTCGGCCGGGCCGCTCAGCGCATCAGGCCATCAAGACGGTGTGGGGCGGCCTGTCGTCGATGGGAGGTGGCTGGGTCATCGACCTGGACATCAAAGCCTTCTTCGACACGATCGACCACCAGCACCTGCGTGCGTTTCTGCAGCAACGAGTGAAGGACGGCGTGATCCTCCGCCTGATCGGCAAGTGGCTCAAGGCCGGGGTATTGGACGCCGGGCAATGGCAGAAGGGCGAGATAGGCAGCCCACAAGGGGGTGTGATTTCCCCCCTGCTGGCGAATGTCTACCTCCACTACGTGCTGGATGAGTGGTTTGAGCAAGACGTCAAACCACGCCTGCGCGGACGGGCATTCTCGGTGCGCTTCGCCGATGATGCCGTGCTCGCCTTCAGCAACGAAGCTGATGCCCGCAAGGTGCTGGAGGTACTGGCCAAGCGCTTTGCGCGCTTCGGCCTTACCCTGCACCCGACCAAGACTCGGCTGGTACGGTTTCGGCCACATCGCGAGCTACGGGCCGAGACCTTCGACTTCCTGGGCTTTACCTATTACTGGGGGAAGTCCCTGCGTGGACGCTGGATCATCAAGCAGAAAACGGCCAAGGACCGGTTCAAGCGAGGCCTGAAGCGAATTTCGCTGTGGTGCCGAGCCAACCGCCACCTGCCCCTGCGTGATCAGCACCGCCAACTCTGTCGAAAGGTTATGGGGCACTATGCGTACTACGGGATAACCCACAACATCGAGTCTCTGCAACGCTTCCAATACAGGGTTCAGACAACCTGGATCAAGTGGCTCAGGAGGCGATCGCAGAGAGGATGGTTCCCGTGGGAGAAGGCAAGGCAACTGTTGCTGACACTCCCGTTACCGCGAGCGAGAATCGTGCACCGAGCGTCCTTCGTGTGA
- a CDS encoding KilA-N domain-containing protein, which translates to MTSYATSIVRFDYYGQLVLFNNNGWINATEAARNFGKRPNDWFGLSSTAEYIEALERRLGITRKSGNGLVEVWRGGR; encoded by the coding sequence ATGACTTCCTACGCAACCAGCATCGTTCGATTCGACTACTATGGCCAGCTCGTGTTGTTCAACAACAATGGCTGGATCAATGCCACCGAGGCGGCCCGGAATTTCGGGAAACGGCCTAATGACTGGTTCGGCTTGTCTTCTACTGCCGAGTACATCGAAGCCCTTGAGCGCCGACTGGGCATTACCAGGAAATCTGGTAATGGTCTTGTGGAGGTCTGGCGAGGTGGCAGGTAG